One part of the Olleya sp. YS genome encodes these proteins:
- a CDS encoding Lrp/AsnC ligand binding domain-containing protein, translating to MKTSNNTIIIDGIDKKILRALMQDARTPVLEIARQVGISGAAIHQRLRKLEKSKLIAGSKFVINPIVLGYTTMAFVGIYLDKAVSNPDAVRQLKKIPEVLECHYTTGNWSILIKILCKDNAHLMHLLNSEIQSIEGVSRTETFISLDQQIDRQIKI from the coding sequence TTGAAAACATCAAACAACACTATAATAATTGATGGTATAGATAAAAAAATCCTTCGTGCTTTAATGCAAGATGCACGCACACCTGTTCTAGAGATTGCGAGACAAGTAGGGATTTCTGGAGCAGCTATACATCAACGCTTGCGTAAATTAGAAAAGTCTAAACTGATTGCTGGTTCTAAATTTGTTATTAATCCAATAGTGTTAGGATATACCACTATGGCTTTTGTAGGTATTTATTTAGATAAAGCTGTTAGTAATCCTGATGCAGTCAGACAACTTAAAAAAATACCTGAAGTTTTAGAATGTCATTATACAACAGGAAACTGGAGTATTTTAATAAAAATTCTCTGTAAAGATAATGCACATTTAATGCATTTACTAAATAGCGAAATCCAATCTATTGAAGGAGTTTCACGTACTGAAACTTTTATATCTTTAGATCAGCAGATAGATAGACAAATCAAGATATAA
- a CDS encoding T9SS type A sorting domain-containing protein: protein MKKLYFLFFTISAFCSAQTTLLPGEVMITGYYGDGAPGGVTNCNEAFSFVSFVDLLPGTEIRFSEEDYNQWGGSATEGDLVWLNNTGSIILAELNINIVTHSETASCGSPLSASVGVATFEGIGTWSLGTSNEEIIVFQGPAAQTLGTAISVFLTDNPSDATNTPPSLLGGPYIINFEGVDDDVDVAVYSGPTAFTDFNDFVAQLTNVASNWTTQDGAGDNGADGIAPEYPADLPVFDATLTVLDFNNDTLFTYYPNPVNDKLNLKSKNYISSVVVFNMLGQTVYKNSPNTLNSDVDMSNLKPGAYIIQVTVNETKKSIRIIKN from the coding sequence ATGAAAAAACTTTACTTTTTATTTTTTACGATCTCAGCATTTTGCTCAGCTCAAACAACACTTTTACCAGGAGAAGTCATGATTACCGGTTATTATGGTGATGGTGCACCTGGAGGCGTCACTAATTGTAATGAGGCGTTCTCATTTGTTAGTTTTGTAGATTTATTACCAGGTACTGAAATAAGATTTTCAGAGGAAGATTATAATCAATGGGGAGGATCAGCAACTGAAGGCGACCTAGTTTGGTTAAATAATACAGGTTCTATTATTTTAGCAGAGCTTAATATTAATATTGTAACACACTCAGAAACAGCTTCTTGTGGGTCTCCACTTTCTGCTAGCGTAGGTGTAGCAACCTTTGAAGGAATAGGTACTTGGAGTTTAGGTACTTCAAATGAGGAAATTATTGTTTTTCAAGGACCAGCTGCTCAAACACTAGGTACAGCAATATCTGTATTTTTGACTGATAATCCTTCTGATGCCACAAACACTCCACCCTCATTACTAGGAGGTCCTTATATTATTAATTTTGAAGGTGTGGATGACGATGTAGATGTCGCTGTATATAGTGGGCCAACTGCATTTACAGATTTTAATGACTTTGTTGCTCAACTTACTAATGTAGCCTCTAACTGGACTACACAGGATGGTGCTGGAGATAATGGAGCAGATGGTATTGCACCAGAATATCCTGCAGATTTACCAGTATTTGATGCTACACTTACAGTACTAGATTTTAATAATGACACGCTATTTACATATTATCCAAACCCAGTAAATGATAAATTAAATTTAAAATCAAAAAATTATATTTCTAGTGTAGTTGTATTTAATATGCTAGGACAAACAGTTTATAAAAATTCACCAAATACTTTAAATAGTGATGTAGACATGTCTAATCTAAAACCTGGAGCCTACATTATCCAAGTTACAGTAAATGAAACTAAAAAGAGTATTAGAATTATTAAGAATTAA
- a CDS encoding tail fiber protein, which yields MEPFIAQIMLFGGNFAPRGWAFCHGQLLPISQNTALFSLIGTTYGGDGRTTFGLPDLRGRVPLSVGQGPGLSNITWGERGGAEQHTITINEMPTHAHDGSSLTGVSTMTCSEDDGTTEEPAGNVLATAASGTPYVSGAANETLGSTGTVTVSGNTGNQGGNQPMNLRTPYVGINYVIALQGIFPSRS from the coding sequence ATGGAACCATTTATTGCACAAATTATGTTATTTGGAGGAAACTTTGCTCCACGCGGTTGGGCTTTTTGTCATGGACAATTATTACCAATTAGTCAAAACACAGCTTTATTTTCTCTTATAGGAACAACCTATGGTGGAGACGGTAGAACCACTTTTGGCTTACCAGATTTAAGAGGTAGAGTACCTTTAAGTGTAGGTCAAGGTCCTGGATTGTCTAATATCACTTGGGGAGAAAGAGGTGGAGCAGAACAACATACTATAACAATTAACGAGATGCCAACACACGCTCATGATGGATCTTCACTTACAGGAGTAAGTACAATGACATGTTCTGAAGATGACGGTACAACAGAGGAGCCAGCTGGAAATGTTCTAGCAACAGCAGCGTCTGGTACACCTTATGTTAGTGGAGCAGCAAACGAAACCTTAGGTTCTACAGGAACAGTCACTGTTTCTGGTAATACAGGAAATCAGGGAGGAAATCAACCTATGAATTTAAGAACACCTTATGTAGGTATTAACTATGTTATTGCACTACAGGGTATTTTCCCTTCAAGAAGTTAA
- a CDS encoding sensor histidine kinase, whose amino-acid sequence MEKNEFATQEQIIGALVYSIIFLVLVTLGLILFFYYSRKKIIEKEVEKVNIKLDLQKKILQTTIKVQEKERNRIAQDLHDAISSKLNVISLTTHVLLDDETIKGKQKESLNHILDITTRTLESSRKIAHELMPPILDKFGLKVALEELFDEFTSNTSIKIKYNIDELDDVEKSNELHIFRIAQELINNSLTHGKANLLEMKLVKEKEGFKLVYKDNGKGFDVNKTSKKSGIGLQNIKSRVSILNGQLSIESSKNKGSRFIINCYNYGS is encoded by the coding sequence ATGGAAAAAAATGAATTTGCTACTCAAGAACAAATAATTGGAGCATTAGTGTATAGTATTATTTTTTTAGTACTTGTAACACTTGGGCTAATTTTATTTTTTTACTACTCTAGAAAAAAAATCATAGAAAAAGAGGTAGAAAAAGTTAACATAAAACTAGACCTTCAAAAAAAAATATTACAGACCACTATAAAGGTTCAAGAAAAAGAACGAAACAGAATTGCGCAAGATTTACATGATGCCATAAGCTCTAAATTAAATGTTATAAGTTTAACCACACATGTGTTATTAGATGATGAAACTATTAAGGGAAAGCAGAAAGAATCTTTAAACCACATATTGGATATCACAACAAGAACACTTGAAAGCTCAAGAAAAATAGCACACGAGCTAATGCCTCCTATTCTAGATAAGTTTGGTTTAAAAGTCGCATTAGAAGAACTTTTTGACGAGTTTACGTCCAATACGTCAATTAAAATAAAATATAATATAGATGAATTAGACGATGTAGAAAAAAGTAACGAGCTACATATTTTTAGGATTGCACAAGAACTTATAAATAATTCTCTAACACACGGAAAAGCAAATCTATTAGAAATGAAGTTAGTTAAAGAAAAAGAAGGTTTTAAACTGGTTTATAAAGATAACGGAAAAGGATTTGACGTTAATAAAACGAGTAAAAAATCTGGAATTGGATTACAAAATATTAAGAGTAGAGTTTCTATTTTAAATGGTCAACTGTCTATTGAAAGTTCAAAAAATAAAGGAAGTCGCTTCATTATAAATTGTTATAATTATGGATCATGA
- a CDS encoding response regulator transcription factor — protein sequence MDHEITLALADDELLFRQGLISILSQEKSITVFFDAEDGNDLMQKLRTAQQLPEIVITDLKMPGLNGVETTKLIRKEFPDIKIIALTSYFSKPFIVNMISIGAVAYLAKNSTPKLMLTTIKEVAEKGFYYDDQVLKFIHEGLLNPNDKMVKSNFDTTYFTKREKEVLHLICKQLTTSEIAEKLFISPRTVEGHRNNLLLKTESKNVAGLVIYGLKNKLVSLDSDTF from the coding sequence ATGGATCATGAAATTACACTAGCCTTAGCAGATGATGAGTTATTGTTTAGACAAGGACTAATCTCTATACTTAGTCAAGAAAAATCTATTACTGTTTTTTTTGATGCAGAAGATGGAAATGATTTGATGCAAAAACTAAGAACCGCACAACAATTACCAGAAATTGTTATAACAGATTTGAAGATGCCTGGTCTTAATGGTGTGGAAACTACCAAACTTATAAGGAAAGAATTTCCTGATATTAAGATTATTGCACTAACTAGCTACTTCAGCAAACCATTTATTGTTAACATGATATCAATTGGAGCAGTCGCCTATTTGGCTAAAAATAGTACTCCAAAGTTAATGCTTACCACTATTAAAGAAGTTGCTGAAAAAGGATTTTATTATGATGATCAAGTTCTAAAATTTATACATGAAGGATTACTTAATCCAAATGATAAAATGGTAAAGTCAAATTTTGATACTACCTATTTTACAAAACGCGAAAAAGAAGTATTACATCTAATTTGTAAACAACTAACTACGTCTGAAATTGCCGAGAAACTATTTATAAGCCCAAGAACAGTCGAAGGACATCGTAACAATTTATTACTTAAAACTGAATCTAAAAATGTAGCTGGTTTAGTAATTTATGGTCTCAAGAATAAGCTTGTGTCATTAGATAGTGATACGTTTTAA
- a CDS encoding Bax inhibitor-1 family protein, translating into MENNLENSFENFEGNTLVRAASEADRTAFYKKTYGHVAGGVLVFIIFEYLLLQSQSIVEFMLSMTEGYKWLLLLGGFMLITTYAESTAMKTADKSKQYLAFGLYILAQAIIFVPMIFIAAYYMDSGAEILQQAALVTLALFTGLTAVVMLTNKDFSFLKAGLTIGFFIALGLIIAGVIFGFDLGLWFSGAMCLLAGGSILYQTSQIKEKYTTEDYIPAALGLFASLMLLFWYILRIFMSRD; encoded by the coding sequence ATGGAAAACAATTTAGAAAACTCCTTTGAAAACTTTGAAGGTAACACTTTAGTTAGAGCAGCATCTGAAGCAGATAGAACTGCGTTTTATAAAAAAACTTACGGACATGTTGCTGGAGGTGTATTAGTATTTATCATTTTTGAATACCTATTACTTCAAAGTCAATCCATTGTAGAATTTATGTTATCTATGACAGAGGGTTATAAATGGCTATTACTTTTAGGCGGATTTATGCTTATTACCACTTATGCAGAAAGTACTGCTATGAAAACAGCAGATAAGAGTAAACAATACCTTGCATTTGGTCTTTACATTTTAGCACAAGCCATCATTTTTGTGCCTATGATTTTTATTGCAGCTTATTACATGGACTCTGGAGCAGAAATCCTACAACAAGCAGCATTGGTAACCTTAGCTTTATTTACAGGTTTAACAGCAGTTGTCATGCTGACAAATAAAGATTTTTCGTTTTTAAAAGCAGGATTAACTATTGGTTTTTTTATAGCCTTAGGGTTAATTATAGCTGGTGTAATATTTGGTTTTGATTTAGGACTTTGGTTTTCTGGTGCAATGTGTTTGTTAGCTGGAGGCTCTATTTTATATCAAACCTCTCAAATTAAAGAAAAGTATACCACAGAAGATTACATACCTGCAGCATTAGGCTTATTTGCCTCTTTAATGTTATTGTTTTGGTATATTCTTAGAATATTTATGTCTAGAGATTAA
- a CDS encoding zinc metallopeptidase encodes MFTGYMGYYILIGAIALVSSLVSGQLKRKFAHYSKVKLRNGMTGAEIAEKMLADNGIRDVKVISVKGQLTDHYNPVDKTVNLSEVVYNQDNAAAAAVAAHEVGHAVQHATAYQWLTMRSKLVPVVQVTSNMSQWVIIGGIALMASNALGGKGFYVAIAGLIMMGAATLFSFITLPVEYDASNRALAWLKAKNMVTPEEYKGSEDALKWAARTYLVAAIGALASLLYWAVQILGSRD; translated from the coding sequence ATGTTTACAGGATATATGGGTTATTATATACTTATTGGTGCAATAGCGCTAGTAAGTAGTTTAGTAAGTGGGCAATTAAAACGAAAATTTGCACATTACTCTAAAGTCAAATTACGCAATGGTATGACTGGAGCAGAAATAGCAGAAAAAATGCTAGCTGACAATGGTATTAGAGATGTTAAAGTCATTTCAGTAAAAGGACAATTAACAGATCATTACAATCCAGTAGACAAGACTGTTAATTTAAGCGAAGTAGTTTATAACCAAGATAATGCAGCTGCTGCTGCAGTAGCAGCACATGAGGTTGGACACGCAGTTCAACACGCAACTGCTTATCAATGGTTAACTATGCGATCTAAATTAGTACCAGTTGTACAAGTTACTTCTAATATGTCACAATGGGTTATTATTGGAGGTATAGCTTTAATGGCATCAAATGCATTAGGAGGAAAAGGGTTTTACGTTGCCATAGCTGGATTAATTATGATGGGAGCTGCAACTTTATTTAGCTTTATTACCTTACCAGTAGAATATGATGCTAGTAACAGAGCCTTAGCTTGGCTTAAAGCTAAAAATATGGTGACACCAGAAGAATATAAAGGATCTGAAGATGCACTTAAATGGGCAGCTAGGACCTATCTAGTAGCAGCAATTGGTGCTTTAGCATCTTTGCTCTATTGGGCAGTGCAAATTTTAGGAAGTCGAGATTAA
- a CDS encoding YraN family protein yields MANHNELGKKGEQLAVDFLLENDYSIIARNYRFDKAEVDIIAQLEDILAIIEVKTRSTADFGNPQDFVKPKQIQRLVKAVDEYVTVNGLDVEVRFDIIAIIKEGKQFKIEHLKDAFYHF; encoded by the coding sequence ATGGCTAACCATAACGAATTAGGTAAAAAAGGAGAACAACTAGCAGTAGATTTTCTATTAGAAAATGATTACAGTATCATAGCACGTAACTATAGATTTGATAAAGCAGAAGTTGATATAATAGCTCAATTAGAAGATATATTAGCCATAATTGAGGTTAAAACACGATCTACTGCAGACTTTGGAAACCCTCAAGATTTTGTCAAGCCAAAACAAATTCAGCGATTAGTTAAAGCAGTAGATGAGTATGTTACCGTTAATGGATTAGATGTTGAGGTGCGTTTTGATATTATTGCTATAATAAAAGAGGGAAAGCAGTTTAAAATAGAGCATCTAAAAGATGCTTTTTACCATTTTTGA
- a CDS encoding HEAT repeat domain-containing protein: protein MAFYDLSKEERNQLVVTINQQIEADLLVNVSDNICLYFSDEDTYVRKTGYLAIGKIFYSKPKLQASILLTLEKLLKSEDEFIRQTVINAAGEIGKYHFDKIQNFMDIGLFDKHHRVRNAVIGSIKKMGDKNPTPVLAWATSYLYHHDKEIRREICHGIELRGRTHPQDILPLLKVLEFDDTKRVTDTLIHVLGQIAYKNGCLKTVVTHLNTWQNKFLVQQALNEIVDVHDRYKKFAALTQEQAIAYIEANYKQHG from the coding sequence ATGGCTTTTTATGATTTGTCTAAAGAAGAAAGAAACCAATTAGTTGTAACAATAAATCAACAAATTGAAGCAGATTTATTGGTAAACGTTTCAGACAATATTTGCTTATATTTTTCAGATGAAGATACCTATGTTCGTAAAACGGGATATTTAGCGATAGGTAAGATTTTTTACTCTAAACCAAAATTACAAGCTTCAATACTTTTGACTTTAGAAAAGTTGTTGAAGTCTGAAGATGAGTTTATACGTCAGACAGTAATAAATGCAGCTGGTGAGATTGGTAAATATCATTTTGACAAAATCCAAAACTTTATGGATATAGGCTTGTTTGACAAACATCATCGTGTCAGAAATGCAGTAATTGGTTCTATTAAAAAAATGGGAGACAAGAACCCAACACCTGTTTTAGCTTGGGCTACATCGTATTTATATCATCATGATAAAGAAATTAGACGAGAGATTTGTCATGGTATAGAGTTGCGTGGACGCACACATCCACAAGATATTTTACCTTTGTTGAAAGTATTAGAGTTTGATGACACCAAACGTGTGACAGATACTTTAATTCACGTTTTAGGACAAATAGCATATAAAAATGGATGCTTAAAAACGGTTGTTACTCATTTAAATACTTGGCAAAATAAATTTTTAGTACAACAAGCGTTGAATGAAATAGTAGATGTACATGACAGATATAAAAAATTTGCAGCACTGACGCAAGAACAAGCAATTGCATATATTGAAGCTAATTATAAACAACATGGCTAA
- a CDS encoding LD-carboxypeptidase produces MACSVSFSQNNTIKTETNLIQPPYLKAGDTVAIVAPSGVLKNRNDEVNRAKKLLESWKLHVVIGKHVFNQADHFAGTDQERCEDFQNALDDPTIKAIWSARGGYGTVRILDKLDYTKFLEQPKWIIGYSDITALHNQIHNLGVQSLHAIMCVSLPKDLSEIEVSISTFKEAIFGKPLNYNLKGSKYNKTGIASGVLVGGNLTMLHTMLGSKESIDTSGKILFIEEIGEYKYHIDRMLQSLKRAGYFEHCKGVIVGDMSKLRKNTTLWGTSIEQLVLDALSEYNFPIAFNMPAGHEDDNRALILGRNVDLTVTIEQSTIKFEE; encoded by the coding sequence TTGGCATGTAGTGTAAGCTTTTCGCAAAATAACACGATTAAAACCGAAACTAATTTGATACAACCACCTTATTTAAAAGCAGGAGATACAGTTGCTATTGTTGCACCTTCTGGAGTTTTGAAAAACAGAAACGATGAAGTTAATCGCGCTAAAAAACTTTTAGAAAGTTGGAAATTACATGTGGTTATTGGAAAACATGTTTTTAATCAAGCCGATCATTTTGCTGGAACAGATCAAGAGCGTTGTGAAGACTTTCAGAATGCATTAGACGACCCAACAATAAAGGCTATTTGGTCTGCTCGTGGTGGTTACGGAACCGTTAGAATTTTAGATAAGTTAGATTACACTAAATTTTTAGAGCAACCAAAATGGATTATAGGTTATAGTGATATTACAGCGTTACACAATCAAATTCATAATTTAGGTGTACAAAGTTTACATGCCATTATGTGTGTGAGTTTGCCTAAAGATTTGTCCGAGATTGAAGTCAGTATTTCGACCTTTAAAGAGGCTATTTTCGGGAAACCCCTAAATTATAATTTAAAAGGCTCTAAGTATAATAAAACTGGAATAGCTTCTGGAGTTTTGGTAGGAGGCAATTTAACCATGCTACACACCATGTTAGGTTCTAAAGAAAGTATCGATACATCTGGAAAAATTCTTTTTATCGAAGAAATAGGCGAATACAAATATCATATAGATCGTATGCTTCAAAGCTTAAAACGTGCAGGTTATTTTGAACATTGTAAAGGTGTTATTGTTGGCGATATGTCTAAACTTAGAAAAAACACCACGCTTTGGGGAACATCTATTGAGCAACTTGTTTTAGATGCTTTGTCAGAATATAATTTTCCGATTGCCTTTAATATGCCTGCAGGACATGAAGACGATAACAGAGCACTTATTTTGGGTAGAAATGTCGATTTAACAGTTACAATCGAGCAATCTACAATCAAGTTTGAAGAGTAA
- a CDS encoding DUF1800 domain-containing protein: MEQMTSCNTSSLSVYTPNTSNPWNAQKVSHVYRRLGYGATKTQIDAALTQTPSAFIDNLVDAAIAVAPTPAPSWANMSYNDFMNAGLDPDEQIQNAHYEWRLNAFDNLLDHGLKGRMTLFWSNHFVTELDAYYCSSYLYEYYNILQTHALGNFEQFVRDIGLSNAMLVYLNGYQNQSYNNDENSINENYARELYELFTLGLNNGYTQQDIVETSKALTGWNHATGFCENITFNSVSFYSGNKTIFNQTDNFDYQGVITNLFAQRSTEIANFICEKLYKYFVSPTVNNTVVSAMAATFVTDFNIANVLRILFKSEHFFDETVFGTQIKSPYDLSHNFLKTIGITITTEYKEGIFYLNGIAGQDIFQPVDVAGWQGDHDWINSSTLTGRWQTIEYLVWFMWNNNQELLRNFAIESSGNSNDPYVVAKSMIDRFVPKELHSITDYDIATDVFKHDVPQNYYDDGYWDLTWGSVPYQVVLLLLHLIKMPEFQLK, encoded by the coding sequence ATGGAACAAATGACGTCTTGTAATACAAGTAGCCTATCTGTTTATACACCTAATACTTCTAACCCTTGGAACGCACAAAAAGTGAGTCATGTTTATAGACGCTTAGGGTATGGAGCAACAAAAACACAAATAGATGCTGCTTTAACTCAAACACCTTCTGCTTTTATTGACAATTTAGTGGATGCTGCGATAGCAGTAGCACCAACACCTGCTCCAAGTTGGGCTAATATGTCTTATAACGATTTTATGAATGCTGGTTTGGATCCGGACGAACAAATACAAAACGCACATTACGAATGGCGTTTAAATGCATTTGATAATCTATTAGATCATGGTTTAAAAGGAAGAATGACTCTATTTTGGAGTAACCATTTTGTCACAGAACTTGATGCCTACTATTGTTCTAGTTATTTGTATGAATATTATAATATCCTACAAACGCATGCACTAGGTAATTTTGAACAGTTTGTCAGAGATATTGGATTATCTAACGCAATGTTAGTATACCTAAATGGTTATCAGAATCAATCTTATAACAATGATGAAAATTCTATAAACGAAAACTATGCAAGAGAACTTTACGAGTTATTTACACTAGGATTAAATAATGGTTACACGCAACAAGATATTGTTGAAACCTCTAAAGCACTAACTGGATGGAATCATGCGACAGGCTTTTGTGAGAACATCACCTTTAATTCGGTAAGTTTTTACAGCGGAAATAAAACAATTTTTAATCAAACTGATAATTTTGATTATCAAGGTGTAATTACCAATTTGTTTGCACAACGCTCTACAGAAATTGCAAATTTTATTTGCGAAAAACTATATAAATATTTTGTAAGCCCAACAGTTAACAATACAGTTGTGTCTGCTATGGCAGCAACATTTGTTACAGATTTCAATATTGCTAACGTACTTAGAATATTGTTTAAAAGCGAACACTTTTTTGACGAAACAGTATTTGGTACCCAAATTAAAAGCCCTTATGATTTATCTCATAATTTTTTAAAAACTATTGGTATTACAATTACCACAGAATATAAAGAGGGTATTTTTTACCTTAATGGTATCGCTGGACAAGATATTTTTCAACCAGTAGATGTTGCTGGATGGCAAGGTGACCATGACTGGATAAATTCTAGTACACTAACTGGACGCTGGCAAACTATAGAATATTTAGTTTGGTTTATGTGGAATAACAATCAAGAGCTACTAAGAAATTTTGCTATCGAATCCTCTGGCAATAGTAACGATCCTTACGTAGTAGCAAAAAGTATGATAGACCGATTTGTTCCAAAAGAACTACATTCTATTACAGATTATGACATTGCAACAGATGTTTTTAAACACGATGTCCCACAAAATTATTATGATGATGGCTATTGGGATTTAACTTGGGGAAGTGTACCATATCAAGTGGTTTTACTTTTACTTCATTTAATTAAGATGCCAGAATTTCAACTTAAATAA
- a CDS encoding DUF1501 domain-containing protein codes for MCETPSNKKLTQAEIHDQEHKKWNRRSFLQALGLVGGGTIMLGGTPITASRPSNLASALSASESDRILVLIRLKGGNDGLNTIVPIDQYDIYANLRPTLKHNLNSLYNLSADVGIPTSMTDLQSLWGNGAMKVAHGVGYQYNSLSHFRGSDIWASTDAINEEPTGWFGRYFEQLYPDYLVNPPTIPAAVQIGSIGNLIFDGNDSNYAFSVANPQQLETIAQNGTLHDMTNLPPCTYGDQLQFMRGTTNTTFNYAGIIHNAYTNSTNDVTYLNNQFGRQLANVARMIKGGLGTKVYMVTLGGFDTHANQAADHDNLMMTLSNSVKQFFDDLAVTGHDQDVLAMTISEFGRRPDENGSLGTDHGAASPLLLFGPGLQGNGFIGNHPSLTTLDNDGNLIYNVDFRQIYATVMQEWLCIDPSVVNQALLGQNYNTIDLGFNCAALSVDDYNLAEGFTHYVQMTNNQTIIKFKNPSTQHTVVKLYDILGKEVATLKNDMLFAGEHEINVKEAAQTRLSTGQYIYRISIGQQHYSKSIIIR; via the coding sequence ATGTGCGAGACTCCTTCAAATAAAAAATTGACACAAGCTGAAATTCATGACCAAGAGCACAAAAAGTGGAACAGACGTTCTTTTTTGCAAGCTTTAGGTTTAGTAGGTGGTGGAACTATCATGTTAGGTGGAACACCTATAACAGCATCTAGACCTTCTAATTTAGCTTCCGCTTTAAGCGCAAGCGAAAGTGATAGAATATTAGTTTTAATTAGACTTAAAGGTGGTAATGATGGTTTAAATACCATTGTCCCAATAGACCAATATGACATTTATGCTAACCTCAGACCAACGTTAAAACATAACCTTAATAGCTTATATAACTTGTCCGCAGATGTTGGAATACCAACTTCTATGACCGATTTACAATCCCTTTGGGGAAATGGAGCCATGAAAGTAGCACATGGTGTAGGTTACCAATATAATAGTCTATCGCACTTTAGAGGGTCTGATATTTGGGCATCTACAGACGCTATAAATGAAGAACCTACAGGATGGTTTGGTCGTTATTTTGAACAATTATACCCTGATTATTTAGTCAATCCTCCTACTATTCCTGCAGCAGTACAAATTGGAAGTATTGGTAACTTAATTTTTGATGGAAACGATAGTAATTATGCATTTTCTGTTGCAAACCCTCAACAATTAGAAACTATAGCACAAAATGGAACCTTACACGACATGACTAATTTACCACCTTGTACTTATGGTGATCAATTACAGTTTATGCGCGGAACAACCAATACAACATTTAATTATGCAGGTATAATCCACAATGCTTACACCAACTCTACTAACGATGTTACGTATTTAAATAATCAATTTGGAAGACAGTTAGCAAATGTCGCTAGAATGATTAAAGGTGGCTTGGGTACAAAAGTGTATATGGTTACTCTAGGTGGTTTTGATACACATGCCAATCAAGCTGCAGATCATGATAATTTAATGATGACCTTGTCCAATAGCGTGAAACAATTTTTTGATGATTTAGCAGTAACTGGTCACGATCAAGATGTATTGGCTATGACAATAAGCGAGTTTGGAAGACGTCCAGACGAAAATGGATCATTAGGGACAGATCATGGAGCTGCATCACCACTATTGTTATTTGGTCCTGGTTTACAAGGTAATGGGTTTATTGGCAATCATCCTAGTTTGACCACTTTGGATAATGATGGTAACCTAATTTACAACGTAGATTTTAGACAAATTTATGCAACCGTGATGCAAGAATGGTTATGTATTGATCCTTCAGTAGTTAATCAAGCATTATTAGGTCAAAATTACAATACCATTGATCTAGGTTTTAATTGCGCAGCATTAAGTGTCGACGATTATAATTTAGCAGAAGGTTTTACTCATTATGTGCAAATGACAAATAATCAAACCATAATTAAGTTTAAAAACCCGAGTACACAACACACAGTGGTAAAATTATATGATATTTTAGGAAAAGAAGTGGCAACACTTAAAAACGATATGTTGTTTGCAGGAGAGCACGAAATAAATGTCAAAGAAGCTGCTCAAACTAGATTAAGTACTGGTCAATACATTTACCGTATTTCTATAGGGCAACAACATTATAGTAAGTCTATCATAATTAGGTAA